The window CCACCATTGTTAATGATACTGGCgtctttattcaattcatctaatgatgatataattcGTACATTATTTGCTTTCGTAACCGGTAATAatcttgttgatgatttaattgaattattattattcttccTTTTATCATTAGATGATCGTTTGGCTGCTGTTTTCGTTGATTTTGGTATCGATGACTTTATTAcgttatttgttgttgttgttgttgctgctgctgctgtacGACTTTGTATTACACCCAATATATTTGTCAACATTTCTCTTCGTTCATCATCGGTAAGATTATTTACATCAAAATTACTTAATAATGCATCACCATCTATTACTTTAGgtattgctgctgctgctgcttctgctgctgtattttttggtgatttatttacaatcaaaaatggTGATGTTGTCGtcatatcaatcaaatcggTCACCTTTTCACCAATAGAATTTATGTCAATTATTGGTCTCAATGTTGTACTAGTGCCAGTACGTTGAAAAAATGGCggtattgtttttgattgcaTATTTAGTACCGGTGTTTTTAATCGTACCTGTGTTACATTTCTAaccgttgttgttataaCATTTGTTGGCAATCGTCGACGACCATTTATTACAcctgttgaataataataaaagtaatataatcatcacattagtaaataattcattcatttaatcaatgaaaataaactaAATCACTACTAATATACTACTACAACCTTTGATACcgttttttggtttcattgtcgttgttttcatcttttgtgtcgtcgtcgtcgtggtGGTTGTAATGTCATTTTCTTCACTTTGATCTTGTTCcgattgttcatcatcaacatcattttcattatccgGTTCTTCGATTGGTTCATCGAAACCATCTAAAACATTTATTGGTAATGGTGTTGTGGTTGTCACTCCAAGTGCTTCTTGTAATGCTTTAATCATTGCTTGTACTAATTCAGGTGAAACggttacattattattgccagttacattattattatctactgccgttttttcatcatcatcttcatcatcaacttcatcattggtttgttcttgttcttcattcgatttttgattgtcttcattttcttcctcatcttgatcattatttttatcttcatcttcatcagcttctgattcattatttgtttcatcttcattgcCTTCAATGATTTCTTCATCAGctccaccaccatcactatCGATTTCTTCAGATTCCGATACACTTGATTCAgtggttgtcgttgtcgatgTAGTTGAACtttcttgttgttcttgactaccaccaccagaaATATCTTCTTCCACTTCTTCACCACTAGCCGATTCAATATCACTTGATTCGGTTGTTGATGTAGTGGAAGAAGATTGATCATCCACTTCTTCAGTACTAGATTCTTCGACACTTGTCGATTCACTGGTTCCAttctcttcttcttcacTAACTTCTGAACTACTTGGTGCTTCAGTGGTTGTCGTTCGTCttcttgtcgttgttgttggcctTGGTTTCGGTGTCGTTGTTTCCGACGTACCGTACGGCGGTTCATGTGTCcaaccaaaatcatcaacttcTGGACCATAATTGTAGCCATAATAACtatcataattataatatGGTTTCGCTGTAGTTGTTGTATCCATAATAATTTCCATATGTGTTTTAAATATatgatcttttttcttttttttcaattcttcatcTTGCATTGCTTGTTCAGttttattcaacattttAATGGTCACTCGTGGTCTTATATCCAATATGACACGTGCTTTCTCTTCTTTTGTACTGCCACCTTGATGTTTAATAGTACGATGACCAAAACGTTTACTTTGTTCATAATCAAAACTATTCTGACTAAAACCCGGTGATTGATGTTATAttttttggataataataaccagaagatgttttgttctttttgCCACCATAATATGattcataatattttttagcataattataataattattataataattataataatatggattattataataataattgaatgcaTTCCAATAATTTGTTGCATTATAATGTTGACCATtcattgtattattattgaagaaTGAATAACCGGCACCACTTCCTGGCAtcatatattgataataatttttacttgcatcattattgttcattaacaatggtgataataatgctGTATAATTGTATGGCTGTATTGCTGctgaatattgttgttgttgttgttgttgttgtggatatTGTTGACTTTCAGATGTTTGCATCAGATCATAGCTATagtatttatttgaatttcttttcatacTATACAATGCTTgtggttttttattatatgattttCTTGGTTGCAATGAATTTAATGTTAACATAtctttttgataatttcttGATCCGGATGATCGTTTATAACCACCAATATGGCCATTACTATTATcgatcattgttgttgttgttgtggtcaTTGGTTTAAcctgattatgatgatgatgatgatgatagttaaccacttgttgctgttgctgacctggtaatgatgatggttgccatattgttgatgatggttgtgaTGTTTTCATTATCTGACCCATTGGACTAATATTTGAACCATAAATGGTTGATAATTGtgattgtgtttgtgatgattgtgatggtTCCATTGAATATGATGCCGATACAGGCATACTCATATAGTTCATTGGTGGTGATGCTAATGATGGTATCGTATTTGTTTTCTGCATATTCATTGTACTTGCTGCATATTGTGAATAGCCTGGATATTGTGGATGATTTgttggcggtggtggtgccGGTGCTTGTGGTGGtcttgaatgttgttgtgaatgCATCGATTGAACCGgatttggtggtggtggtggtggtggtacattattattattatgattggcATACATCGATGTTgcattcatcatatattgatgataattttgtggatattgttgataataattataataataattatatggatattgataataatgtggATGATAAGGCGAATAATATGGATACGAATATGGATAACCGTATGgaaacattgattgattaaaatgtcccatcatcattgtcatattATGTATACCGGGCATcgtttcattattcattgttgattgtgtTCGATTCGGTTTATCAAATGGTTCTGGTGGTCCAAATATATCATCCTGTATAACTTCATCCTCTAAACCAGGTTTTTCTAATGGATCTTTTGTGTTTGTCGTAATTTTTACCTTTGGACtggaattaattttcattttcatttttggtgGATGTTGATTATATTCCACCACTTTTTTACCAGGTGATGGCATTACCATACTGAATACtggttgataataatcataatttttgtaATTACTTCCATAACTAATACCATATCCGTTTGAAttataaccaccaccaccaccaccatatgatgatgaatatgatggaTAACCTTCTGAACCACTTTGAGCATAACTACttccaccaacaccaccaccaccaccaccgccgccGAATGAGAAACTTAAACCAGATCCACCAGAATTTCCTCTACCCAATGAAAGGGACATTCCACGACCATCACCATTGTTACCTCTTCCAATATTCAATGACATTCCTGAACCAGGACCTCCATTACCGCCAAATGAGAAACTTAAACCTCTTCCACCACCATTGCCAGAATCGTGGCTATAATGTTGACTTTGTTCGATGGTTTGTGCAGAATAACTTGATGGTTCACTTGATTGTGGTGTATCGCCAAATGAAAGTGTCAATCCTCTTCCATTGACCGGATCtccaattgaaaattgtctACTGGATGCTTTAttatattgttgataatgaggATCGTGATTGGCATAAGAATTGGCatattttgttgctgttgttgacgTTGTTTTTACAAAATTAGATGCTGCCGGAACTTGACGTGATGTCGATGAATCCTGTATAGAATTTGTATTACGAACAACATGATGAAATGGATTCGATTTTGGTCGTGCAAAATAATATGAACTACTAgtcgaatcatcatccaatgcTTCTGGATTTGGTTCAAACCATGAtcggaatatttttttaattggtTTTTTAAATGGTGATTTTGGTATCAATGATTTAAacaatgattgtgatgatgatgatgatgattcaccatcaccataatcatcttCATATGATCGTCTTTGGGCactttgtgatgatgatgatgatgatgataacgatggaaaaataaattgactaataattgtattattttttggcactattctttcattattatcattattgattgttcTATTGTTTACTAATTGATGTTGAGAATTTTGTTGCTGAGAATCATCAATAAGGAATTGACCACCAACACTGACGCCTTTTCCagaatcattattcaattttgttgacCAACTTGGTggacataataataataataatagaaataactttaatgttgatgatgatgatagtaaaATAATTGTATCCGTTCTGCTGGTATAATATTTCATCTTTGatcgataatcattgattgatttttgttttctatcgttgttgttatatttgaatctgtgaatgaaaaagaaaacgaaacgaaacgatgtccattgattaataattagaaattgtttaaaaaaaaattttcaaaactttTAATTTCCTAATATGAGCaaattatgataatgttgaatatGGTATGTAAAAATAGATTTGGatttagttgttgttgttgttgttgatcaccAATATAACAAGGTTGATGATCTttgattcagttttttttcccattgcTAATTGAAGATAGATAACTACAGAGAGAAAGTTGTGTATATAtcaattaaatgaataatcaatCCGAAacgtttaaattttttgaaaaattttcgttttctctTTCAAAACCATCTTTttcggttatttttttttttgaaaatttaacttgttgttgttgttgtttaccaATAATATTTATATGCGCATGTTATGATAAtcatctgatcatcatcattgatctgCATAGTctgcatttgttgttgatgaaacatTGATCCAGTttgacaaccaaaaaaaacgaaaacaaaaacaaaaattacccTCGACACTGATGATTTTCtctttcagatttttttcgtttggtcTCTCCGTCTCTCGACAGAATAATTTGTCTCTACATTATCAAGTGTTCGTGATGATAAGTGAATAGATTGGCTTTCTCTTATGATTACTAAATCACTATTAATAATACACACAGTAGCAGCCGATGCTGCcgatcattgataataatcacacccatcatcattataataaaaaacccACACGCAGGCACAGGCATTGTCTTTAAAGGATtaacaagcaaacaaacaaaaaaaaaggattgtTTGTCTTGTTAtcttttcatgatgataaataaaacaagaaagtcattatcatcatcatcatcatcatcatcattccattgACCTGATTGTTagcgaacaaaaaaaaaaaaaaaaaatttgggcCGCTTTCTAGGTGAttcggcaaaaaaaatcttttcatttaCTCATTATACTGAtgtttaggttttttttttttggtttagcATCCATTAAGATGATTCATCAGAGGAAAAATTACCAGAGAGTGAGTGAGAGAACAAAAACCCAAGtttgatgaatgtgaaaaaaaacgttttctgttttcatttcatttttatatattagatgatgatgatgatgatggaaaaaaaaattgatgaagcAAAAACATAGTAGACACATGAACAAATAGTGAATCAAGTTGATGATAAGATTAATAATGTGATTTAAAAGGATTCTGTTTATATTAATTCGTATTCTCGTTTActatagaataaaaattgttcacaaatggattttttcttcttttttttcatctttgagaatgaaaaatctgatgaattttttttttcgtttattttgtttggtttttgacgatgatgatgattattattctggatttatgatttttttattttcattatgttTGATAAAACCcaaaaaacagcaaaaagaaaaattttgtatcaaattcattcattcattcatttttttccaatgtgtgaataataaaaataaatgtgacATTTATAAATGAGAAATAcggagaaaacaaaaaatggaaaaaaatgaacgaaagaAATGTCAAAATCACTCAACATTTTGTGCTCTGATTTTCACATCCTGaacatatatatttataataatctCGGATCGGATATCTCAAATCTGgataattaattatcatgaaaaaggaaactaaaaacaaacaaaatttttcatttttttttatccgcAAGTATAAACTCtataaatgttgaaaaatatcaaagaTAAAAGATATACAGATctcggatgatgatgatgatgatggaccgGGAAGgaagaaaattatcatcatcattcaaatgtaatccagacgacgacaacgacgacgaaaacgaatgaatccaaaactaatgaatgataaattataTACAAGGGGAAAactttcgattttttttcccactaCTACCACTGCTATCATCACCactactaataataatgtcaacAATAACGTAAAGAGATGTTTATCATCCATCAACAATCCGattaatgtattttttttttcgttttcgttttcgtttttgtttcacaaatcaatcgatatcgATGAAATATAacagtgtgtgtgcgtgtgtgtgtatttttagcaaagaaaaaaaaagatcagcGTTTTTTGTCTCTCGATCCATTCATTTCGTTCACCTGCATATATCGATTTCGGTATATGATTcgaattcattcgatttttattttcgctTTGCAcacgatcatcatgatgatgatggaaatacATTTGACccacccaaaaaaaatgttcaactAGTTCCAAGTTTATTTTTCCCTTttactaatgatgatgtttttgttgttgttgttgttgttgtttgggtTAAGattatctcatcatcatcgaataaaatgaacaaaaaaaaaaaaacacaatggCCACCTAGAATAGAATGGTGGTCCATTCAATCTCATGaaggaaaaaatgatcatgatgatcatcatcattttcgatgTTTAATCCAAAAGCCACGATCAAAACTATGAAAAAGAAGCTATTCTCcgtatcattatcatttccaaacgagatttttttttcatttttcgttgttttttttcctgttcatATGACGATATAATACCACCTTAATGTACAAGGTAGTATTTCAATAGAAGAAAtattagaagaaaaaacaacaacaacaacaacaacaacaaacagacaaaaaaaactatataaAATCTTCagtcaaatcatcattattatgtatCAATTTATGTAATGCTAAACTAGATCGATAAATCATAgattattgatcgattgattgatttgtcacaataatgatcatcatcatcatttcagtgcagaataaagaaaaaaaaatgaaaacaatcaattgagatataatgtaaattttcttgttttttttttggccaaccgaaaaaataaaattcaatttttgtttgaaaaaaaatttattgatttttttttgttctcatggaatatgatgatgagtgtTTGCAACACAAGTATAgatcatatatattgattattgataattgaagaaatgcgaaaataaaaactttaaaAGTGTctcattgtgtgtgtttgtttcggATATTTGAATCGTATATGACCAAGgcaatttgaacaaaaacaagatcGAGACCACGAAagtcattttgaatttttttttctcttttttattCCGTTGATGCAGAATGGACAATGGTTTCAAGTTTCAATTGCAGtggcttgttgttgttgttgtttttttttgttgttgtaatggaAAACATTGTACATCGTACAttgtcatttattcaataaatgaattgttgaagaaaaaaaattttattttccttGATTGGTTTTTGATTGTTCAACGTTATTAAAATGatcacataaaaaaaataccaaaaaacAGAACGAAACCGAAACCCTACacgatcagaaaaaaaagaatcaaatgttCAAGTGTCgttggttgtttgtttgtctaatGATTTTTATGGTTGATAGAAAAtcacgaatgatgatgatcaatattgaacaacaacaacaacagcagcaaagAAAACAAACTAACGAAAAAACTTTTGGCTATTccaagcaaagaaaaaaaaaatttgtcttgACCATCAAAATAtaagaaattgaattaatgaatttcttgtcatttgttttttttttgacattttttttaacatcatcatcataatataatCAAACACATCCTGTAATGtgataaatatttgaaaatgaaaacgaattTGTATTCGCTCATGCAAATTTCGTTGCTTTTTTCTCGCTCTGGTTCTAGTTCTGGTTCTGGTTCTGATTCTAGTTCCTGGGTCTTGGGTTTGGTTTTCTTTACGTTTGTTGCCATTGCTGTTGGATGCATTTTAATGTGAatatacaagaaaaaaaaaatcgaattctacagaatggaaaagaatttttttttctttttctttttttttctttattcttgTTTCCTGAAAAGTTATTCACCAAAAcgatgcacacacacacacacacatccaaAACCGGAATTTCGAAATGTctacacatatatatattcttattattatgaatgtctatttttgctgctgctgttgttgttgttgttgttgacaatgtTGGTGGAAATGgtatttacattttttttttgcttgtatACTCTCATTGCATTTCAAGTATTTGAATTCGAAATTCAAACAggaagataaaaaaaaaatgcattcTTCAATcgaacgacaacaacaatgaccaaTCGTGAAAATTGATCCTATTAcaatcgtgtgtgtgtgtgtgtgcgtttgtttggagagagagagagaacgaGAATGAGAAAACCATTtcacaatggaaaaatatattatggatttgaatttagagttttttttccataaaaaaaaatgtatccgatcattgatgattattcgatgaatattttttttccttttacTATGTGAATTTATATAAACGGAGAAATTGCCCAAATTCTCCatgtcatttatttattctttctctctctctctccctttTTTTGTCAGAAATTCCATCATCCatattaacatttttttagaattgaaagaaattcaaattttgttgttgttgttgtcaccaATAAGTTGAATGTCATTTTATTGTGCATTCGATGGTTAGGTTAAGTGAAGAGGAGGTAAATTTCTGTTCGACAACCCAAAAACTGAAACAAATCATCGATATTGTCATTACGAATtgtaaaacacacacacacaagaattTGATGACAATGTCTACCttttcccaaaaaaaaataataatcatatactTATCGAtacgaatagaaaaaaaaacgacaacgtCAATTAAGAATGATagaaagaatcatcatcattcatgaaaAGACAGAataagagaaagagagaaattgGTTTGTGTGACTGTAATAATTTggcaaaacgaaaaataaaaaataaaaaataaaaataaagatagTTGACAGTCTAAATATATTTATAGACACACATACGCagacaacacacacacacacacacaaaaaaaaacacgcaAAAACGTGATCAGAATTTCTTCTGAAgacaaaaaagaagaagaaaaaccgtagaaattctttttggtgtgaaacaaaccaaccaaccaaccaaccaattgGTTTACAACGATTTAACGAtaacaaaaacgaaacaaaactgaaacagaaacagaaaaattggaTAATGAATGTGAACGATAATGAATCGACCACAATTTATAAGCAGCGGAATAAAATGTCCAAATGTTCAACACAAATTAACCTATAgtaaaataattatcattatcgttatttAATGACAattacaaaatgataatgacgatgatgatgacgataattcCAAATTCACACATTCGCTTCATGTTTATTCtagttttgaattttcaaaaaaattttgttttcaaaattttcttgttcttcttttgtttgtctgtgtgtgtgtgtgtgtgtggctaAAAATactatgaatgaatcacaGTCCATTacgctaaaaaaaaaaattttacgacacaaaaaaagagagataATCTCtaccctctctctctctctctctttctggAAAATCTAAACcgaacaccatcatcatcatcatcatttgctaaatttaaaaacatatttttatttcatacacacacacacacgcaaactATAGCCATTGGTGaacgaatagaaaaaaaaacccctGAAACCAAAATTGaactgtttttttcgtttcgttcaaaaatcatcattattattatgattacaAAAAATCTCAAGAGTTGTGTATTtggaataagaaaaaaaaattagatagTATGGACAAACAAGCAAATTGCAAttgcaatgaatgaattgataatgatgatgatgatgaccagaaaaagaaaatcagaTCCAATTTCTTTCGcccttttcttttcttttttttcgccgtcatggtcttttttttatccaaaatgttgattcattaatttattgatcatcattagattcagttgatttattatcgagaaatttttttttcttctctctgtttctctgttttgttttgtttggcaCAAGATTAGTCAACGTTATTATATAATCGTAtgtctttttttccccaCGATAAAAAAGGGTAAAAGTTTGCGTCTGGTGTACGAGTATGAGATGAGATATGagtgataataatcgattgccagaaacaaatatttttttttttttttttgataatcaacgacgacgatatATGCcaaatcatcagaaaaagaaaaaaaaaaagaaatgaaatgaaatgatctCACACCACCGCCGCTTATCGTCGTGatcgatcaataataatatcgtataatatttattattatcgatactgaatatataaataaaatctgtatgatgatcgataataatcTGATTTCTTTTCaccattcttttttgttgttgttgttgttgttgttgttgcattcaatcatgataataatcaca of the Dermatophagoides farinae isolate YC_2012a chromosome 1, ASM2471394v1, whole genome shotgun sequence genome contains:
- the LOC124491908 gene encoding LOW QUALITY PROTEIN: uncharacterized protein LOC124491908 (The sequence of the model RefSeq protein was modified relative to this genomic sequence to represent the inferred CDS: deleted 1 base in 1 codon), whose product is MKYYTSRTDTIILLSSSSTLKLFLLLLLLCPPSWSTKLNNDSGKGVSVGGQFLIDDSQQQNSQHQLVNNRTINNDNNERIVPKNNTIISQFIFPSLSSSSSSSQSAQRRSYEDDYGDGESSSSSSQSLFKSLIPKSPFKKPIKKIFRSWFEPNPEALDDDSTSSSYYFARPKSNPFHHVVRNTNSIQDSSTSRQVPAASNFVKTTSTTATKYANSYANHDPHYQQYNKASSRQFSIGDPVNGRGLTLSFGDTPQSSEPSSYSAQTIEQSQHYSHDSGNGGGRGLSFSFGGNGGPGSGMSLNIGRGNNGDGRGMSLSLGRGNSGGSGLSFSFGGGGGGGGVGGSSYAQSGSEGYPSYSSSYGGGGGGYNSNGYGISYGSNYKNYDYYQPVFSMVMPSPGKKVVEYNQHPPKMKMKINSSPKVKITTNTKDPLEKPGLEDEVIQDDIFGPPEPFDKPNRTQSTMNNETMPGIHNMTMMMGHFNQSMFPYGYPYSYPYYSPYHPHYYQYPYNYYYNYYQQYPQNYHQYMMNATSMYANHNNNNVPPPPPPPNPVQSMHSQQHSRPPQAPAPPPPTNHPQYPGYSQYAASTMNMQKTNTIPSLASPPMNYMSMPVSASYSMEPSQSSQTQSQLSTIYGSNISPMGQIMKTSQPSSTIWQPSSLPGQQQQQVVNYHHHHHHNQVKPMTTTTTTMIDNSNGHIGGYKRSSGSRNYQKDMLTLNSLQPRKSYNKKPQALYSMKRNSNKYYSYDLMQTSESQQYPQQQQQQQQYSAAIQPYNYTALLSPLLMNNNDASKNYYQYMMPGSGAGYSFFNNNTMNGQHYNATNYWNAFNYYYNNPYYYNYYNNYYNYAKKYYESYYGGKKNKTSSGYYYPKNITSITGFSQNSFDYEQSKRFGHRTIKHQGGSTKEEKARVILDIRPRVTIKMLNKTEQAMQDEELKKKKKDHIFKTHMEIIMDTTTTAKPYYNYDSYYGYNYGPEVDDFGWTHEPPYGTSETTTPKPRPTTTTRRRTTTTEAPSSSEVSEEEENGTSESTSVEESSTEEVDDQSSSTTSTTESSDIESASGEEVEEDISGGGSQEQQESSTTSTTTTTESSVSESEEIDSDGGGADEEIIEGNEDETNNESEADEDEDKNNDQDEEENEDNQKSNEEQEQTNDEVDDEDDDEKTAVDNNNVTGNNNVTVSPELVQAMIKALQEALGVTTTTPLPINVLDGFDEPIEEPDNENDVDDEQSEQDQSEENDITTTTTTTTQKMKTTTMKPKNGIKGVINGRRRLPTNVITTTVRNVTQVRLKTPVLNMQSKTIPPFFQRTGTSTTLRPIIDINSIGEKVTDLIDMTTTSPFLIVNKSPKNTAAEAAAAAIPKVIDGDALLSNFDVNNLTDDERREMLTNILGVIQSRTAAAATTTTTNNVIKSSIPKSTKTAAKRSSNDKRKNNNNSIKSSTRLLPVTKANNVRIISSLDELNKDASIINNGGDKSNNQPIYVVLLPQNKKKK